In Strigops habroptila isolate Jane chromosome 2, bStrHab1.2.pri, whole genome shotgun sequence, one genomic interval encodes:
- the LPAR5 gene encoding LOW QUALITY PROTEIN: lysophosphatidic acid receptor 5 (The sequence of the model RefSeq protein was modified relative to this genomic sequence to represent the inferred CDS: inserted 3 bases in 2 codons; deleted 3 bases in 3 codons), whose translation MSASNTSQTCKDYTFNHHLLLPGYILIFITGLMLNVMALWIFIRYLRLKSVVMIYMFNLAMSDLTFTLPLPLRLYYYSNHHWPFGNTLCQVSGSVFQINMYGSCLFLMCINLDRYVAIVHPLRWRHLRRPKVAKLLCLIVWVLIFTGSIPTAIVHKQNHCEAQNKTIYLCFESFSDNIWQNNLFPLVVLAEILGFXLPLSSVTYCSIRIFKKLYQNSQTKTLRQQKTVRLLLVNLVIFIICFVPYNTTLAVYGMIKAQVIKVEKETKASVRQVLITTMLLASMNCTLDPLIYYFSTEGFRNTFKKLRRGQAWDSDTVVLKNQVVENKPTRDNAVSKVKQFPTENFIHPVICXPPLPTAVFLNGPIEDSEI comes from the exons ATGTCAGCTTCCAATACATCTCAGACATGCAAGGATTACACCTTcaaccaccacctcctcctgcctggctaCATCTTGATATTCATTACGGGTTTGATGCTGAATGTGATGGCCCTATGGATATTCATCCGCTACCTGCGCCTGAAGTCTGTAGTGATGATCTACATGTTCAACCTGGCCATGAGCGACCTCACCTTCACACTCCCTCTGCCACTGCGCCTCTACTACTATTCTAACCACCACTGGCCTTTTGGTAACACCCTGTGCCAGGTCTCTGGCTCTGTCTTCCAGATCAACATGTATGGTAGCTGCCTCTTCCTCATGTGCATCAATCTGGATCGCTATGTTGCCATTGTCCACCCACTTCGCTGGCGGCACCTGCGGCGCCCCAAGGTGGCCAAGCTTCTTTGCCTGATTGTCTGGGTTCTAATCTTCACAGGCTCCATCCCCACAGCCATAGTCCACAAGCAAAACCACTGTGAGGCACAGAACAAGACCATTTATCTGTGCTTTGAAAGCTTTAGTGACAACATTTGGCAGAATAACCTCTTCCCCCTAGTTGTCTTGGCTGAAATCTTAGGGT TCTTGCCTCTCAGCTCTGTGACATACTGCTCGATTCGGATT TTTAAAAAGCTCTACCAGAACAGCCAGACGAAGACCCTGCGACAGCAGAAGACGGTC CGTCTCCTGTTGGTCAATCTGGTCATCTTCATCATCTGCTTTGTGCCCTACAACACTACGCTGGCAGTCTATGGGATGATAAAGGCCCAGGTGATTAAGgttgagaaagaaacaaaggccTCTGTCCGCCAAGTGTTAATTACGACAATGCTGTTGGCCAGCATGAATTGCACACTGGACCCCTTGATCTACTACTTCAGTACTGAGGGTTTCCGTAACACCTTTAAGAAATTGCGG CGGGGACAAGCCTGGGACTCAGATACAGTAGTGCTTAAGAATCAAGTTGTGGAGAATAAGCCAACCCGAGACAATGCTGTCTCAAAAGTAAAACAGTTCCCAACTGAAAACTTTATCCATCCAGTGATCTG GCCACCACTTCCTACTGCAGTATTTTTGAATGGCCCTATTGAGGACTCAGAAATATAA